A genomic window from Silene latifolia isolate original U9 population chromosome Y, ASM4854445v1, whole genome shotgun sequence includes:
- the LOC141632325 gene encoding uncharacterized protein LOC141632325: MEKRGLKKIDEFLRKEIRKKLPDLQNSKKKERVLQCHWNGKTTLWIGVKVKETYMVNNTILTLIPKDEMPKNVSQFRQIACCNTLNKCIAKLLCNRLSEVLLDIISSNQSAYIKDRDIVENILICQDLTKLYNRKIFSTRVIMKLDLQKAYDSIEWILKRVQEIEGFKHHLLCRKLNLTHLYFVYDLLVFSRGDWEFMIIIVIMTTFSTFSAASGMRMNKHKSNVYGNGMARETMEKSAELTRLKVGKLPFKYLGIPISAKKLSVLDCNMLVNMIVDMIRALGSKRLSYARRLVLIKSVLGTLHSYWARIYIIPSCIMDKIKSVCRSFPWKGDASSQLPALVSWERICLPKE, from the exons ATGGAGAAGAGAGGTCTTAAGAAGATAGATGAATTCTTGAGGAAGGAGATTAGGAAAAAACTTCCAGATCTCCAAAATTCTAAGAAAAAAGAAAGAGTTTTACAGTGCCATTGGAATGGGAAAACAACTCTGTGGATTGGGgtgaaggtgaaagagacatatatg GTTAATAATACCATCCTTACACTGATACCTAAAGATGAAATGCCCAAGAATGTGAGTCAATTTCGTCAAATAGCTTGTTGCAATACTCTCAATAAATGCATAGCAAAACTTTTATGTAATAGATTGAGTGAGGTGCTTCTTGATATAATAAGCTCTAATCAGAGTGCTTATATAAAGGATAGAGATATTGTGGAAAACATTCTAATATGTCAGGATCTCACCAAGTTGTATAACAGGAAAATTTTCTCCACAAGAGTGATTATGAAATTGGATCTTCAAAAAGCATATGATTCAATAGAATG GATTTTAAAAAGAGTTCAGGAAATTGAGGGGTTTAAGCATCATCTTCTTTGCAGAAAGTTGAACCTTACCCATCTATACTTTGtttatgatttattagttttctCTAGAGGGGATTGGGagtttatgattattattgttattatgacGACATTCTCTACCTTCTCTGCAGCATCTGGTATGCGGATGAATAAGCATAAATCAAATGTATATGGTAATGGAATGGCAAGAGAGACCATGGAAAAGTCTGCCGAGCTGACTAGATTAAAAGTAGGGAAACTTCCATTTAAATACTTAGGTATCCCTATCTCAGCAAAGAAGCTATCAGTTCTAGATTGCAATATGTTGGTTAACATGATAGTTGATATGATAAGAGCACTGGGGTCTAAGAGACTATCTTATGCTAGGAGGTTAGTGTTGATCAAGAGTGTACTTGGTACTTTACATAGTTACTGGGCAAGGATTTATATCATTCCATCTTGTATCATGGATAAGATAAAGAGTGTTTGTAGAAGTTTTCCGTGGAAAGGAGATGCATCTTCTCAGTTACCAGCACTGGTTTCATGGGAAAGAATCTGTTTACCTAAGGAATAG